From the genome of Gammaproteobacteria bacterium:
CAACCCATATTCCTGACTCATCAGTTCTCTCATTCACACTCGCACATGAACTTAATGCAAGCGAAAGTAGTAATGCTTTTTTTAACACTTGTTTCTCACATCTAAATTTTTAATACACGCAATCTTTTAACTATAAAGTTAACGATGAATTAAACGGCGCCGCGCATTTTGCGGCGTCCGAGCAGGGCGGGTTTATGCCCTGCGGTTTTGAATGTGTTGTTAGGCATTTTCTGGTGGCAACTCTTTATATTGTGGCACTCCCTCTGGAATTGTTTCCCAGGATGCTCTTGAGCCGACAAAAATGTGCCTTTTTAGTGTTACATCTGGATTGCCATCTACACACCCTAAGGTAATCCCGTGAATCTTACCTTTGTATGTACCACAAAGTGTTGATCCACACGTGCCACAAAACTGTAAACCTGCGCCACTATTTGATTCGTAAGTGGTTAAGAGCTCTTCGCCAGAAAGCCATCTAAATTCGTTTGGTTCGACTAGAGCATATGCGGAGGCTTGTGCGCTAAAAGCCTTTCTACACATAGAACAATGACAAGAACGAGCATCACGCAATTTTCCTTCAATTTTGTATGTCACTGCACCACAAAAACATGAGCCAGATATTGTCATTATTCGTTTCTCTTTGTATGCCTAACGCTCAGCTTTGGGGCTGCCGCAGCGCAGCGTAGGCAGTCCCAGCCGCGATAGCGGCGACCAAAAGCTTATTGTTATGTTTCATCCACTTTTTCCAAACAATCAGTTAAATTCAATGTCTCAGCCAAAGGATCTTCACCACTTGGGTCAGTTATGGATATTTGACTAATAAGTGTTACACCAGCGGGCCCAAGCCTTATACCCTCAGAAGAACAGAGTCTATCTACACTAATATTGTAGTTACCACGTAACTCACCAGAGCCGTTACCCGACTTAATAAATATTTCCGTTGCCGTTAGTCCTTGGAGCTCGGACTCGCCACCTTCTCTATATGAAAAACGAAACGTGATATCGTCGGAAGTACTTAAGTCTACTTTCTCTTTCGATCCAGTACATTGCGTTTCACTATAGGAGTATTCCGATCTCTCCATATCGCC
Proteins encoded in this window:
- a CDS encoding GFA family protein — translated: MTISGSCFCGAVTYKIEGKLRDARSCHCSMCRKAFSAQASAYALVEPNEFRWLSGEELLTTYESNSGAGLQFCGTCGSTLCGTYKGKIHGITLGCVDGNPDVTLKRHIFVGSRASWETIPEGVPQYKELPPENA